A window of the Candidatus Jettenia caeni genome harbors these coding sequences:
- a CDS encoding ribosomal protein, which yields MIPLSVDRSPWIIAKIFNAKEGIVRIEEMDVFRLSHNLTLKIYNQTKGYPPDERFGLVSQMRRAASSVPMNLMEGSHRNNRKEYRQFVGIAKGSAAELKYQLLLSNDLGYLNKDIFQELFQITQRVLQMLEKLNSSLRSEKRTSDNGNRTTKV from the coding sequence ATGATCCCGTTATCCGTGGACCGTAGTCCGTGGATTATTGCAAAAATATTTAATGCAAAGGAGGGCATCGTGAGGATTGAAGAAATGGATGTTTTTAGATTATCGCATAATTTAACCCTGAAGATATATAATCAAACAAAAGGGTATCCTCCAGATGAGAGATTTGGCCTGGTGTCACAGATGAGAAGAGCGGCTTCATCAGTACCAATGAACCTTATGGAGGGTAGCCATCGGAACAATAGAAAAGAATACAGGCAGTTTGTAGGTATTGCCAAAGGTTCAGCAGCGGAGTTAAAATACCAATTATTATTATCAAACGACCTTGGTTATCTTAACAAAGACATTTTCCAAGAACTTTTTCAGATTACACAGCGGGTTTTGCAAATGCTTGAGAAGTTAAATAGTTCACTAAGATCAGAAAAACGGACATCGGACAACGGTAACCGGACTACGAAAGTATAA
- a CDS encoding CRISPR-associated protein: MENLVWVIYDIVNDKPRNKIAKACKDKGLYRVQKSAFLGTLNKNQIDELKIMCDDIIDPEVDSVYIFPMCEDDFKKVKLLGQAFDKKLVSSELLEKFF, encoded by the coding sequence ATGGAAAACCTTGTCTGGGTCATATACGATATAGTAAACGATAAGCCGAGAAATAAAATTGCCAAGGCATGTAAAGATAAAGGACTTTACAGGGTGCAGAAATCAGCATTCTTAGGAACACTCAATAAAAATCAGATTGATGAATTAAAAATCATGTGTGATGACATCATCGATCCTGAAGTAGATTCTGTCTATATCTTTCCCATGTGTGAGGATGATTTTAAAAAAGTCAAACTTCTTGGACAGGCATTTGATAAGAAATTAGTATCATCGGAATTGCTGGAGAAATTCTTTTAA
- a CDS encoding CRISPR-associated protein, translated as MNCLNIPQHEELRYKVLKGRKIHERKERENQDYLRKKIGCTSKAVSVYLASPRIRVRGIVDEVLELSDGTMAPLDYKYTEFSEYTYKTHKFQSVMYAMLIEEIYKKPVKKGFICYVKDGASLKEISYEPSDFEDAKALLSEIFDVISKGYYPKKTKFSNRCIDCCYRNICV; from the coding sequence ATGAACTGCTTGAATATTCCACAGCATGAAGAGTTGCGGTATAAGGTTCTTAAGGGTAGGAAAATACATGAACGGAAGGAGCGGGAAAACCAGGATTATTTGAGAAAGAAGATTGGTTGTACCTCAAAGGCAGTTTCAGTATATCTTGCTTCTCCCAGGATAAGGGTGCGAGGAATAGTAGACGAGGTACTGGAATTATCTGATGGAACGATGGCACCTTTGGACTATAAATATACTGAGTTTTCAGAATACACGTATAAGACACACAAATTCCAATCGGTCATGTATGCCATGCTCATTGAAGAGATTTATAAAAAGCCTGTAAAAAAGGGGTTTATCTGTTATGTGAAGGATGGTGCAAGTTTAAAAGAGATAAGTTATGAACCATCCGATTTTGAAGATGCAAAAGCTTTACTTTCTGAAATATTTGATGTAATATCAAAAGGATATTATCCCAAAAAAACTAAGTTCTCAAATCGATGTATAGACTGTTGTTACAGAAATATTTGTGTTTAA
- a CDS encoding Ca2+/Na+ antiporter, whose product MLLQIILFFIGLAGLYFGAEWLVKGASRFARSFNIRPIVIGLTIVAFGTSTPELVTSIMAGINHLNDIAIGNIVGSNIANIGLILGLTAIVQPLKVDMKLISREMPIVIGISLLLYFMGWDSVLSRREGIILMAGILAYTVYVYRAALRESKSVEKEFLEYEESIGATSDNLKKDIVWIIVGLGALIGGAYLLVHSAVYIARVVGISELVIGLTIIAVGTSLPELATSMVATIRKESDISVGNVLGSNIFNILAILGIASIIQPLQINTASLRIDMPVMLLFGIVLVPIITWKFMITRIQGFLLLTGYSIYILWLFK is encoded by the coding sequence ATGCTATTACAAATCATATTGTTTTTTATAGGTCTTGCCGGGCTCTATTTTGGAGCTGAATGGCTCGTGAAAGGGGCGTCCAGATTTGCCCGTTCTTTCAATATCCGACCAATAGTTATAGGACTTACCATAGTGGCCTTCGGTACTTCAACCCCGGAACTTGTTACCAGTATAATGGCTGGTATTAACCATCTAAACGATATTGCTATAGGGAATATCGTCGGAAGTAATATTGCAAATATTGGCTTAATATTAGGATTGACAGCCATCGTTCAGCCTCTTAAAGTTGATATGAAACTCATCAGCCGGGAAATGCCAATTGTCATCGGCATTTCTTTACTCTTATATTTTATGGGATGGGATAGTGTCCTGAGCCGTCGGGAAGGGATCATACTTATGGCAGGTATTCTTGCATATACCGTTTATGTCTATCGTGCCGCCCTGAGAGAATCAAAATCCGTAGAAAAGGAATTTCTGGAATATGAAGAATCTATCGGAGCAACAAGCGATAATTTAAAAAAAGATATCGTATGGATTATAGTTGGTCTTGGGGCGCTTATTGGGGGTGCATACCTGCTGGTTCATTCAGCAGTATACATCGCCAGGGTTGTAGGAATTAGTGAGCTGGTTATAGGACTCACCATCATTGCTGTAGGCACCTCCCTGCCAGAGCTGGCTACGTCGATGGTCGCTACAATCCGTAAGGAATCCGATATCAGTGTAGGTAATGTATTGGGCAGCAATATCTTTAATATCCTTGCAATCCTTGGTATTGCTTCAATAATTCAACCATTACAAATCAATACTGCTTCTCTCCGCATCGATATGCCGGTCATGCTACTGTTTGGTATAGTCCTTGTGCCTATAATTACCTGGAAATTCATGATCACCCGGATACAGGGATTTCTCTTATTGACTGGGTATAGTATTTACATACTATGGTTGTTCAAATAA
- a CDS encoding ADP-heptose--LPS heptosyltransferase: MIKPTKVNNIIIRSPNWVGDVVMATPAFRCIRENFPQAKITIILKSYVQRLIEGAPWFDAVIPLDSKEQHLKGMQYISFIKELRAKKYDLGFLFPNSFSSALMFWLAGVKRRIGYKRDARSWLLTDTLGRLYENGHFCPTYMADYYLHLCTEIGCKVRSKELELFLSQECQHRVDEICEKFKLKNDLPLILLNPGAAYGSSKCWTPEGFAETADLIKKQSDCNIAIVCAPQEIKLARDIEHAAKSKLINLGNEIKSLDVLKAIIKRCALLITVDSGPRHIAVAFKRPVVTLMGPNDPRYTDSPAEIGQVIRADVDCLACHRKVCPKDHRCMTAIKPERVAKVGLDFINKYT, from the coding sequence TTGATAAAACCTACCAAAGTAAATAATATTATTATCCGTTCTCCCAACTGGGTAGGTGATGTTGTTATGGCAACCCCTGCCTTCCGGTGTATTCGGGAAAATTTTCCTCAGGCAAAAATAACGATTATTCTGAAATCTTATGTACAAAGGCTTATTGAAGGCGCTCCCTGGTTTGATGCCGTAATTCCTTTAGACTCAAAAGAACAACACCTTAAGGGTATGCAGTATATTTCTTTTATAAAAGAACTAAGAGCCAAAAAGTACGACCTTGGCTTTTTGTTTCCGAATTCTTTCAGCTCCGCACTCATGTTTTGGCTTGCTGGTGTGAAACGGCGTATCGGTTATAAACGAGATGCGCGCTCATGGCTATTAACCGACACGTTAGGCAGGCTTTATGAGAATGGGCATTTTTGTCCAACCTATATGGCGGACTATTACCTGCATCTGTGTACAGAGATTGGTTGTAAGGTACGCTCAAAAGAATTGGAATTGTTTCTGAGCCAGGAATGCCAGCATCGTGTGGATGAAATATGTGAGAAGTTCAAACTTAAGAATGATCTTCCCCTTATCTTGTTAAATCCGGGTGCGGCATATGGTTCTTCAAAATGCTGGACACCGGAGGGATTTGCCGAAACGGCAGATCTCATAAAGAAACAATCGGACTGCAATATAGCCATTGTCTGTGCACCGCAAGAAATAAAATTAGCCAGGGATATTGAGCATGCAGCAAAATCAAAATTGATAAATCTGGGAAACGAGATTAAGTCTCTGGATGTCCTTAAAGCGATCATAAAAAGATGTGCCTTGTTGATAACCGTTGATTCCGGCCCTCGCCATATCGCTGTTGCCTTCAAAAGGCCTGTGGTAACCCTGATGGGGCCAAACGATCCACGGTATACAGATTCTCCGGCAGAGATAGGACAAGTTATCAGAGCCGATGTGGATTGCCTTGCCTGCCATCGCAAGGTATGTCCGAAAGATCATCGATGCATGACAGCAATAAAGCCAGAAAGGGTCGCAAAGGTGGGATTGGATTTCATAAATAAGTATACATAA
- a CDS encoding two-component sensor kinase, translated as MLFLLTGISFTPHNNIRYLFFVSNSAMKDDEPIWNRKESIRKPHTYMPLYEIISLIGFILGTILHIVLSILIVQRKQKTRSELIFLFLVISVAMWHFGNTVYLFSFLLFGKDLASVNLVSDAISYIGIGFMPSLLLHTAVLFLFESKPHIRKSLQWIIFFGIYLPVIPFSVVIKNFILSGDMHLMTTATPYIKPFVVWLIISLFIAANISKWLAKAVDEKEEQKFYMAIFWVIIAIAIFIGFTVLFEGNKIRYAGDYLVLVSMLSSIFPSIIFSYYVYRYNYMEFVLRRSVFYSFLTLILICLYYFGIKKLSKSLEQYYSVNAKILEPVFVISLVFWFPTLKESVQKLFRKLIFHRIADSEYLLNELSHVISTDPLVNLVKLLEHVVESIKKATAIKSTNLLLFKSERIQVIGDKRYEHINQSDIQHIVQFFANGEFVVLNRYEIKDALIINEMRPIDAIFIFPIFVNRKLTGLLSLGRARRGLPVASDHLDQLMIIANEIGSAVEKSKIIEEKLHLERKIYENEKLSSLGRLSTSVAHEVKNPLSSIKAIVQVMQEDLKKNDPLQEDLAIIVDEIDRLTKVVNQLLQFAKPGSVIKTHVRIGEVINSTLVVLSNEAKQNKIVTQCQIPGDLPSILTDRGALKEIFFNLLLNAIQAMPSGGKIQIRADYIPYNQMIKVTISDTGPGILQECMPKIFEPFYTTKQTGTGLGLSIVKKKLEDMEATIHVESNENGASFIVSFPLEKSMQTQSATNDANESPF; from the coding sequence ATGCTTTTTCTATTGACAGGGATTTCTTTTACTCCTCATAATAATATAAGATATTTGTTCTTCGTGAGCAATTCTGCAATGAAAGACGATGAACCAATATGGAACAGAAAAGAATCTATCAGAAAACCACACACATATATGCCACTTTACGAAATTATATCACTCATAGGTTTTATCCTTGGAACCATCCTGCACATAGTGCTCTCCATCCTCATTGTACAACGAAAGCAGAAGACGAGAAGCGAGCTTATATTTCTCTTCCTGGTTATCAGTGTAGCTATGTGGCACTTTGGAAATACCGTCTATCTTTTTAGCTTTCTCTTATTTGGCAAGGACCTTGCTTCTGTTAATCTTGTCTCTGATGCAATTTCTTATATAGGGATTGGTTTTATGCCCAGCCTTCTCTTGCATACGGCAGTCTTGTTTCTTTTCGAGAGCAAGCCTCACATCAGGAAATCTTTGCAGTGGATTATTTTTTTTGGTATTTACCTTCCCGTCATTCCCTTTTCGGTAGTAATAAAAAATTTTATCCTATCAGGAGATATGCATTTAATGACAACTGCAACTCCTTATATAAAGCCCTTCGTTGTATGGCTGATTATCTCGTTGTTTATTGCAGCAAATATCTCAAAATGGCTGGCAAAAGCGGTAGATGAAAAGGAAGAGCAGAAGTTCTACATGGCTATCTTTTGGGTGATAATCGCTATTGCAATATTTATTGGATTTACGGTACTCTTTGAAGGGAATAAAATCCGCTACGCCGGTGATTACCTGGTACTCGTTTCCATGTTGTCCTCAATATTCCCCAGTATTATTTTCTCTTATTATGTGTATCGATACAATTATATGGAATTTGTACTCCGCCGGAGTGTTTTTTATTCATTCCTTACTCTTATCCTGATTTGTCTCTATTATTTTGGGATAAAAAAATTGAGTAAATCGTTGGAGCAATATTATTCGGTAAATGCAAAGATCCTGGAGCCTGTCTTTGTTATCAGTCTTGTATTCTGGTTTCCAACCCTGAAGGAAAGCGTACAAAAATTGTTTAGAAAACTGATATTCCACCGTATTGCAGATAGTGAGTATTTGCTGAATGAATTAAGTCATGTCATTAGTACCGATCCTCTCGTTAATCTCGTAAAACTCCTTGAACATGTAGTTGAATCTATCAAAAAGGCAACAGCTATTAAATCTACAAATCTCCTTCTTTTTAAGAGTGAGCGGATCCAGGTTATTGGCGATAAAAGATACGAACACATTAACCAATCGGATATACAGCATATTGTACAGTTCTTTGCTAATGGTGAATTTGTTGTGCTCAATCGCTATGAGATAAAAGACGCCCTGATTATTAATGAAATGCGGCCAATAGATGCAATTTTCATTTTCCCCATATTTGTAAACCGGAAACTTACGGGTCTTTTAAGTTTAGGACGCGCCAGACGTGGTTTACCCGTTGCATCTGATCATCTGGATCAATTAATGATTATTGCCAATGAAATCGGTTCTGCAGTGGAAAAATCGAAAATCATCGAAGAGAAACTTCATCTGGAAAGGAAGATATATGAGAATGAAAAACTATCCAGCCTTGGACGCCTTTCTACAAGCGTAGCGCATGAAGTCAAAAATCCCCTCAGCTCTATAAAGGCTATTGTTCAGGTCATGCAGGAAGATTTAAAGAAAAACGATCCGTTACAGGAAGACCTAGCGATTATTGTCGATGAAATAGACCGGTTAACTAAGGTCGTCAATCAATTGCTGCAATTTGCAAAACCGGGCAGTGTGATAAAAACCCATGTCAGGATTGGAGAAGTAATAAACTCGACACTGGTTGTACTCAGTAACGAAGCAAAACAAAATAAGATTGTAACACAATGCCAAATCCCCGGCGACCTCCCATCAATCCTTACTGATAGAGGGGCATTGAAGGAGATATTTTTTAACCTCCTTCTTAATGCCATCCAGGCTATGCCTTCCGGAGGGAAGATACAGATACGCGCTGATTATATACCTTACAACCAAATGATCAAGGTAACGATCTCCGACACAGGCCCTGGCATACTGCAAGAGTGCATGCCAAAGATATTTGAACCTTTCTACACGACAAAGCAAACGGGGACGGGACTTGGTCTTTCTATCGTAAAAAAGAAGCTAGAGGATATGGAGGCTACTATTCATGTTGAAAGTAATGAGAATGGAGCATCATTTATTGTAAGTTTTCCCTTAGAAAAATCTATGCAAACACAATCTGCCACAAACGATGCAAATGAATCGCCCTTTTAA
- a CDS encoding two-component response regulator has protein sequence MVTPSILIVDDEKAARYGMRKILQKDSYTIYEAKDGANALHMIKTLQPALVFLDINMPQVDGMKTLEMINAMRNPPLVVIVTAYGSEKLAVEAMKNGAYDYIAKPYEIDELRIIVKNVFERLALQEENARLRSEIDRLEGMGELIGQSKPMKDVFDKIEKVGTTDVTVLIQGESGSGKEIVAREIYKRSKRRNEPFIIMNCAAVPETLIESELFGHEKGAFTGATERRLGKFELANKGTIFLDEIGDMSLSTQSKLLRVLQEQKFERLGGIETLAVDVRVVSATHRDLEEEIEEGRFREDLYYRIKVVNIKLPPLRHRKEDIPLLVNRFIQYFSEKHQKHILSISHESMKSLVSYNWPGNVRQLKNVIESSVVLSDSEVLNNVDLPEEIHHQDTALVLKNIDYSLSFRDAKKILIENFERDFIKKKLEECNGNISRAAEALDMHRQNLQQKIRELQINK, from the coding sequence ATGGTTACGCCGTCAATATTAATTGTAGATGATGAAAAAGCTGCCCGTTACGGAATGAGAAAGATTCTTCAAAAGGATAGTTACACAATATACGAGGCAAAGGATGGCGCCAATGCACTCCACATGATAAAGACATTACAGCCCGCATTGGTGTTTCTGGATATCAATATGCCGCAGGTCGATGGCATGAAGACTTTGGAAATGATCAATGCCATGAGGAATCCTCCCCTTGTAGTTATCGTTACTGCTTATGGTTCTGAAAAACTTGCCGTTGAGGCTATGAAAAATGGCGCATACGATTACATTGCAAAGCCTTATGAGATCGATGAACTCCGGATTATCGTCAAAAATGTTTTCGAGAGACTTGCCTTACAGGAAGAAAATGCCCGGCTCAGATCCGAAATAGATCGATTGGAGGGGATGGGAGAGCTTATCGGTCAAAGCAAACCTATGAAAGATGTCTTTGATAAGATTGAAAAAGTCGGCACAACAGACGTTACCGTACTCATTCAGGGTGAGAGTGGCAGCGGAAAGGAGATTGTTGCCAGAGAAATTTATAAACGCAGTAAGCGCCGGAATGAACCTTTCATTATCATGAATTGCGCTGCAGTGCCAGAAACACTGATCGAAAGCGAACTCTTCGGACATGAAAAGGGCGCATTCACCGGCGCAACAGAAAGGCGCCTGGGGAAGTTTGAATTAGCCAATAAAGGAACGATATTCCTTGATGAGATCGGAGATATGAGTCTTAGTACACAATCAAAACTCTTGCGGGTATTACAGGAACAGAAATTTGAGCGACTCGGTGGTATAGAAACACTCGCTGTTGATGTACGAGTCGTGAGCGCTACTCACCGCGATCTTGAGGAAGAAATTGAGGAAGGCAGGTTTCGGGAAGATCTTTATTATAGAATTAAGGTAGTAAACATAAAACTGCCTCCTTTGAGACACAGAAAAGAAGATATCCCTCTTTTAGTAAACCGATTTATACAATACTTTTCTGAAAAGCACCAAAAGCATATCCTGTCAATTTCTCATGAATCGATGAAATCTTTAGTGTCTTACAATTGGCCTGGAAATGTCCGGCAACTTAAAAATGTGATTGAAAGTTCTGTCGTTCTTTCCGATAGTGAAGTTCTTAACAACGTAGATCTTCCGGAAGAGATACATCATCAGGATACCGCATTAGTATTGAAGAATATTGATTACAGCCTCTCATTCCGTGATGCGAAGAAGATACTTATAGAAAATTTTGAACGCGATTTTATAAAAAAGAAATTAGAAGAATGTAATGGGAATATTAGCCGTGCCGCTGAAGCGCTGGATATGCACCGTCAAAACCTTCAGCAAAAAATACGAGAACTCCAGATAAACAAATAA
- a CDS encoding DNA polymerase III alpha subunit translates to MSKDTFIHLHVHSEYSLLDGACKISDLVDKAAQLKMPALALTDHGNMFGAIEFYEIAKSRGIKPILGYEAYVAKGSRLDKESRNGKESLSHITLLAENYEGYRNLLKLTTSAYLEGFYYKPRIDKALLRTLSKGIVCLSGCMTSEINHCLLNNRYEEAIMVAREYQDIFGPDHFYLEVQNNKIEQQAGLVSQAIEIGKELGISLVATNDIHYMNADDAMAHDVLLCINTGKHLSDVQRLRFGTSEFYFKNPGEMYDIFQHLPEAAENTLKIADRCNVEMPFGKMHLPKFIAPQGMANNAYLRKLCEEGAIRKYGSLTQQVRERLDYELQVIETTGFVDYFLIVWDFIYFAVQHRIPATGRGSGAGSLVAYLLNITNIDPLENDLLFERFLNAERISMPDLDIDFCAEGREKVIQYVRKKYGGDSNVAQIITFGTMKAKAVIRDVGRVMNIPLSEVDKVAKLIPNTINITLKQALEQEPALKTLYEGEKHIRELFDISKKLEGLCRHASVHAAGIVISDEPLTEYVPLAKSGDVVTTQFYDEILVDKIGLLKADFLGVRKLTVIDKAIKLIHETTGKDIDLMKIPMDDKRTYELLARGDVKGIFQVETSRGFRELLKKLKPDKFADILPLVALYRPGPLQSGMVESFINRKHGREEVTYLHPSLEPLLKETHGVILYQEQVMRIANRLAGFSLNQADNLRKAMGKKKPEIMAKFKDQFVNGAIAYGIPEKTARSIFELMEYFAGYGFNKSHSAAYAVITYQTAYLKTNYPVQYMIAQLSCEKENTDKIVEYIEDCRRMGIEVMPPDVNESQNDFTISDGNKIRFGLGAIKNVGDKAIESIVLSRNKGGRFTSILDVCKRVDMRVVNKQVIESMIKSGCFDSLHDNRARLLAGLDTTMQMGSVANKDRRTGQKSLFAIDTDMDMFGKGNPGKDSDTNQWSEKELRQAEKESLGFYLSSHPLHAYHEKIKQLSTTSSAEVSELSEGDEVVIGGIITNLRQSTTKRGDPMLYITLEDTKGIVECIAFHKETKTYKPLFNIDEVVFVKGQVGFQSTVPTVRIKEVIAEKDAFTRLVTCVAIRFDASHFEETKFLQLKEIIKLHSGTCPLFFTIITAQGAYQIKTSRQYFISATDAFVSHIQELFGSDALLINQTEYETTA, encoded by the coding sequence TTGAGTAAAGATACTTTTATACACCTTCATGTCCATAGTGAATACAGCCTCCTTGACGGCGCCTGCAAGATAAGTGATCTTGTAGATAAAGCCGCACAGCTTAAAATGCCTGCCCTCGCCCTTACAGACCACGGAAATATGTTTGGCGCCATAGAATTTTATGAAATAGCCAAGTCGCGGGGAATAAAACCTATCCTGGGTTATGAAGCATACGTAGCAAAAGGAAGTCGTCTGGATAAGGAGTCGAGAAATGGGAAAGAATCTCTTAGCCATATCACTCTCCTTGCTGAGAATTACGAGGGTTACCGCAATCTTTTAAAACTCACAACCTCGGCATACCTGGAGGGTTTTTACTATAAACCACGGATTGATAAGGCACTCCTGAGAACCCTTTCCAAAGGGATTGTTTGTCTGAGTGGATGTATGACTTCAGAAATTAATCATTGCTTATTAAATAACCGTTATGAAGAAGCAATAATGGTAGCAAGAGAATATCAGGACATCTTTGGTCCCGATCATTTTTATCTGGAGGTTCAAAACAATAAGATTGAGCAACAAGCGGGATTGGTGTCACAAGCGATCGAAATAGGGAAGGAATTGGGTATATCCCTGGTGGCAACGAATGATATTCATTACATGAACGCAGATGATGCGATGGCCCATGATGTTCTCTTATGCATTAATACCGGAAAACATCTGTCAGATGTACAAAGGCTGCGCTTTGGAACAAGTGAATTTTATTTTAAAAATCCCGGTGAAATGTACGACATCTTTCAGCATCTGCCGGAAGCCGCTGAAAACACTCTAAAAATTGCCGACCGGTGCAATGTGGAAATGCCCTTTGGAAAGATGCATCTGCCAAAGTTCATTGCACCACAGGGTATGGCCAACAATGCCTATCTCAGGAAGCTTTGTGAGGAGGGCGCAATCCGGAAATACGGTTCTCTTACGCAACAGGTTCGTGAACGGCTGGATTACGAGCTGCAGGTTATCGAAACTACCGGTTTTGTGGATTATTTTTTAATCGTTTGGGACTTTATTTATTTTGCCGTACAACATCGCATACCTGCTACGGGAAGAGGTTCCGGTGCAGGCAGTCTGGTCGCTTATTTATTAAATATTACCAACATCGATCCTCTCGAAAACGACTTGCTCTTTGAGCGATTTCTTAATGCAGAAAGAATTTCCATGCCTGATCTCGATATTGATTTCTGTGCGGAAGGTCGCGAAAAGGTTATCCAGTATGTAAGAAAAAAATACGGCGGGGATAGCAATGTAGCTCAAATCATTACCTTTGGAACAATGAAGGCAAAGGCCGTTATTCGCGATGTAGGCCGGGTAATGAATATCCCTTTGTCGGAAGTAGATAAAGTGGCTAAACTTATTCCCAATACAATCAATATAACTTTAAAACAAGCCCTGGAGCAGGAACCTGCATTAAAGACACTCTATGAAGGCGAAAAACATATCCGTGAACTGTTCGATATTTCTAAAAAGCTGGAAGGATTATGCCGCCATGCATCAGTGCATGCAGCAGGTATTGTAATCTCAGATGAACCACTCACCGAGTATGTACCTCTGGCAAAAAGCGGAGACGTTGTTACAACGCAATTCTATGATGAAATATTGGTAGATAAAATTGGTTTGTTAAAGGCCGATTTTCTTGGCGTCCGGAAATTAACCGTCATCGATAAGGCCATAAAATTAATTCATGAGACTACCGGGAAAGATATCGATCTTATGAAAATTCCTATGGACGATAAGCGGACGTATGAATTATTAGCCCGTGGGGATGTAAAAGGGATTTTCCAGGTAGAAACCAGCCGCGGATTCAGGGAATTGTTAAAAAAGCTAAAACCTGATAAATTTGCTGATATTTTACCTCTCGTGGCCTTGTACAGACCAGGTCCACTGCAGAGCGGGATGGTAGAATCTTTTATTAACCGGAAACACGGAAGAGAAGAGGTAACGTATCTTCATCCTTCGCTGGAACCTCTCCTGAAGGAAACCCACGGAGTAATTTTATACCAGGAGCAGGTTATGCGTATTGCCAACCGCCTGGCCGGTTTTTCTCTCAACCAGGCTGACAATCTCCGTAAAGCAATGGGAAAAAAGAAACCTGAGATTATGGCAAAATTTAAAGACCAGTTCGTAAATGGGGCTATCGCATATGGGATTCCTGAAAAAACTGCAAGAAGTATCTTTGAACTGATGGAATATTTTGCAGGATATGGTTTCAATAAATCCCACTCCGCAGCGTATGCGGTAATCACTTATCAGACTGCCTATTTAAAGACAAATTACCCTGTTCAGTATATGATTGCACAGTTGAGTTGTGAAAAAGAAAATACGGATAAGATTGTAGAGTATATTGAGGATTGCCGCCGGATGGGTATCGAGGTGATGCCTCCGGATGTCAACGAAAGTCAAAATGATTTTACTATCTCAGATGGAAATAAGATACGGTTTGGACTGGGAGCTATCAAAAATGTAGGGGACAAAGCTATCGAATCAATCGTCCTGTCCAGAAATAAGGGAGGACGATTTACCTCAATCCTGGATGTATGCAAACGGGTTGATATGCGGGTCGTTAATAAGCAGGTAATCGAATCGATGATCAAATCAGGATGTTTCGACTCGTTGCATGATAATCGCGCGCGGCTGCTTGCAGGGCTTGATACAACTATGCAGATGGGAAGCGTAGCAAACAAAGATAGGCGTACCGGTCAAAAATCCTTGTTTGCTATCGACACCGATATGGATATGTTTGGGAAAGGCAACCCGGGAAAAGACAGCGATACGAACCAATGGTCAGAAAAGGAACTGCGGCAAGCAGAAAAGGAGAGTCTTGGCTTCTACCTGAGCTCTCATCCCTTGCATGCCTATCATGAGAAAATCAAGCAATTATCCACCACGTCATCTGCAGAGGTATCGGAACTTTCTGAAGGAGATGAAGTAGTTATAGGGGGAATTATTACAAATCTTCGGCAAAGTACTACAAAACGAGGCGACCCCATGCTCTATATTACTCTCGAAGATACGAAAGGCATAGTTGAGTGTATTGCTTTTCACAAAGAAACAAAGACGTATAAGCCACTATTCAACATAGATGAGGTTGTTTTTGTGAAAGGCCAGGTCGGCTTCCAAAGCACTGTCCCCACCGTACGGATAAAGGAAGTTATTGCCGAAAAAGATGCATTCACACGTCTTGTTACATGCGTAGCCATTCGCTTTGATGCCTCTCATTTTGAAGAGACAAAATTCCTGCAATTAAAAGAGATTATTAAGCTCCACAGCGGCACATGTCCCCTGTTTTTTACTATCATCACTGCTCAGGGTGCTTATCAAATCAAGACATCCCGTCAATATTTCATCTCAGCAACAGATGCCTTCGTATCGCATATACAAGAACTCTTCGGTTCGGATGCGCTTCTGATAAATCAGACGGAATACGAAACAACGGCTTAA